A stretch of the Actinomyces qiguomingii genome encodes the following:
- a CDS encoding HNH endonuclease signature motif containing protein, translating to MLEGRGAKDQAIGACVAEAVPPAAKNRLPVAAPMAARAVSGGRAADPDALVGRLAEAPAGAGLASLVEELLAGLLVAARGDRDEAQVDEADVEVTEVLDVPELDGVLEAVTSPADRSLAQAAGALGVDWGEGTGIDALAALGGEVLSELVTACHRLGAWAAWAEAVAAACLARTAEMNRGTAPWGPDGVPQQLVTEDERRFTTTNEIACRLGVARATAGRIVDRGQVLLRPEFALTEVLHRSGLLDQSKTTLIARRLDDVDTGVAAAVQERVLARAPRRTASQLGRDIDRALAALDPEGGSSLRRRDVAGRHVTRPRQAGEGTHEMRLLLPSLDAFLLDATLDAIAASARAAGDQRSLGQLRADAITGMTLRTLQGSQHVACRSEGGALEPDGADTGDVGLVGRSPAFPVSGTDDPAPAVSGTDDSGGAEDSGVVPVGVGAGASGHLLPDGVPLEGLLASLSGLVDSTHPWWTPSGIEPVFPPPGITVNVDLTVPLNMLVPGVGQVDDEPPQHHKAASDTSQAAASPNQGSSVAVAVVDYGSSVPSARGSLCTPGGPSPSAGGGPGLPAHTQVAEHAQIAEHAQVAEVVIGGNSLPVPTLTARALAAGGVWRRLVTDPLSGTVLDVGRTHYRPPAGLRDLVQARDRQCAFPGCTVPAQRCDIDHITPWSQGGTTSLDNLTSLCEAHHRLKHTPGWTLTRQDDGALLWTTPTGVRYRRAMDGTITMMAHKIGPRQLAVPARPIPKQLSSAVNDAVVDRLQHGLDLAVGPGEASRPPVVASRGPHPGQPVGAFESVPYPQALHDLGLAPLLDQIPPF from the coding sequence ATGTTGGAGGGCAGGGGCGCCAAGGACCAAGCCATCGGGGCTTGCGTGGCGGAGGCTGTGCCACCGGCGGCCAAGAATCGGTTGCCGGTGGCGGCACCGATGGCCGCGCGGGCAGTGTCGGGCGGGCGCGCTGCGGACCCGGATGCGCTGGTCGGGCGCCTGGCCGAGGCGCCGGCGGGGGCCGGTTTGGCGAGTTTGGTCGAGGAGCTGCTGGCAGGTCTGCTAGTGGCTGCCCGCGGTGACCGGGATGAGGCGCAGGTGGATGAGGCAGACGTTGAGGTCACTGAGGTGCTGGATGTCCCTGAACTGGATGGAGTACTGGAGGCTGTCACCAGTCCCGCCGATCGGAGCCTGGCGCAGGCGGCCGGGGCACTTGGCGTGGACTGGGGCGAGGGGACCGGGATTGACGCTTTGGCCGCGCTGGGCGGTGAAGTACTCAGTGAACTGGTGACGGCCTGCCACCGGCTGGGGGCTTGGGCCGCCTGGGCGGAGGCGGTGGCGGCTGCCTGCCTGGCGCGGACCGCGGAGATGAACCGGGGAACGGCCCCATGGGGGCCTGATGGAGTGCCCCAGCAGCTGGTGACCGAGGATGAACGGCGTTTTACCACCACCAATGAGATCGCCTGCCGCCTGGGGGTGGCGCGCGCTACTGCTGGCCGGATTGTTGATCGGGGGCAGGTGCTGCTTCGTCCCGAGTTCGCGCTTACAGAGGTATTGCACCGCTCGGGACTGCTGGATCAGTCTAAGACCACGTTGATTGCGCGCCGTCTTGACGATGTCGATACGGGCGTTGCAGCTGCGGTGCAGGAGCGGGTGCTTGCTCGTGCTCCCCGTAGGACGGCCTCGCAGCTGGGACGCGATATAGACCGTGCTCTGGCCGCTCTTGATCCCGAGGGTGGCAGCAGTCTCCGTAGGCGTGACGTGGCGGGTCGGCATGTGACTCGTCCTCGACAGGCGGGTGAGGGCACCCATGAGATGCGGTTGCTGCTGCCCAGTCTTGACGCGTTCCTGCTGGATGCGACCCTGGACGCCATTGCCGCTTCTGCCCGCGCGGCCGGCGATCAGCGCAGCCTCGGCCAGTTGCGTGCCGATGCCATCACCGGCATGACCCTGCGTACCTTACAAGGCAGTCAGCATGTAGCTTGCCGAAGCGAGGGCGGGGCACTGGAGCCGGATGGAGCCGATACCGGGGACGTTGGCCTTGTTGGGCGGTCCCCCGCCTTCCCAGTATCCGGGACCGATGATCCCGCCCCTGCGGTATCCGGGACCGACGATTCCGGCGGTGCTGAGGATTCCGGTGTGGTGCCCGTTGGCGTGGGAGCTGGTGCCAGTGGGCATTTGTTGCCCGATGGGGTGCCGCTGGAGGGGTTGCTGGCTAGCCTGAGTGGGCTGGTGGACTCCACCCATCCTTGGTGGACACCGTCGGGGATTGAGCCGGTTTTTCCTCCGCCGGGAATCACGGTCAATGTTGACCTTACGGTCCCTTTGAACATGCTGGTGCCCGGCGTTGGGCAGGTCGATGACGAACCGCCACAACACCATAAGGCGGCATCTGATACTAGCCAGGCGGCTGCGTCCCCGAATCAAGGGAGCAGTGTGGCTGTGGCCGTGGTTGATTACGGGAGTAGTGTGCCCTCCGCCCGCGGGAGTCTGTGCACTCCCGGCGGCCCGAGTCCGTCCGCAGGCGGTGGGCCTGGGCTACCCGCGCATACGCAGGTGGCGGAGCATGCGCAGATAGCGGAGCATGCGCAGGTAGCTGAGGTTGTGATCGGCGGTAACAGCCTGCCGGTGCCCACGCTTACCGCCAGGGCGTTGGCAGCGGGGGGTGTTTGGCGCCGTCTGGTAACCGACCCGCTCTCAGGAACCGTCCTGGACGTGGGCCGCACCCACTACCGGCCTCCGGCCGGCCTGCGCGATCTTGTGCAGGCTCGTGATCGCCAGTGCGCATTCCCGGGCTGCACGGTGCCGGCCCAGCGCTGCGACATCGACCACATCACCCCCTGGTCCCAGGGCGGCACCACCAGCCTGGACAACCTGACCAGCCTGTGCGAGGCCCACCATCGCCTGAAGCACACCCCCGGATGGACCCTCACTCGGCAGGACGACGGCGCCCTATTGTGGACCACGCCCACTGGGGTTCGTTATCGGCGCGCAATGGACGGCACCATCACCATGATGGCCCACAAGATCGGTCCGCGCCAACTGGCAGTTCCCGCCCGGCCGATCCCCAAGCAACTGAGCTCCGCCGTCAACGACGCGGTGGTCGACCGTCTCCAGCACGGCCTGGATCTGGCTGTCGGCCCCGGTGAGGCCAGTCGACCTCCGGTGGTCGCCAGCCGCGGACCTCACCCCGGCCAACCTGTCGGAGCCTTCGAGTCTGTGCCTTACCCCCAGGCGCTGCACGACCTCGGCCTGGCGCCTCTACTAGACCAGATCCCACCCTTCTGA
- a CDS encoding alpha-N-arabinofuranosidase, whose product MPTASPTPPRAVVDLDVPGPTISRHIYGHFAEHLGRCIYGGLYVGEDSSIPNIHGLRRDVIAALRSIAIPNLRWPGGCFADEYHWRDGIGPRDQRPTMVNTNWGEVLEDNSFGTHEFMELCELLGAAPYITGNVGSGTVQEMSEWVDYLTREGDCPMARLRRANGRKDPWQVPFFGIGNEPWGCGGNMSAQVYTAQARRYATFIRSHGEGRMVRIAAGANADDYEWTDTLMRDLVCDISPYSEPAPYQAISLHSYTFADSFEAKGQARGFSTDAWYAVFANAWRMEELLTRHSTVMDRYDPLRTVGLVVDEWGAWWEPKPGTNPHFLQQDNTLRDALIASLHFDVFHRHAERVVMANLAQLVNVLQAPILTDPGTGTMVLTPTYHVLAMNVCHHDATRLDVNWVDDLPVHAGVCARPFPVVSVSASRKEGSALISATNLDAETAHTIRLDLRGAAAAVDRMLVLTADALDAHNTPGAPDTVKPVVFSDWSLCNGVLELVLPRAGYVTASLELGS is encoded by the coding sequence ATGCCCACCGCCAGTCCCACCCCACCCCGCGCCGTCGTCGACCTGGACGTACCCGGCCCCACCATCTCACGCCACATCTACGGCCACTTCGCCGAGCACCTGGGCCGGTGCATATACGGCGGCCTTTACGTCGGCGAGGACTCCTCCATTCCCAACATTCACGGCCTGCGCCGGGACGTGATAGCGGCCCTGAGATCAATTGCCATCCCCAACCTGCGCTGGCCCGGCGGCTGCTTCGCCGATGAGTATCACTGGCGGGACGGGATCGGTCCCCGGGACCAGCGTCCCACCATGGTCAACACCAACTGGGGCGAGGTGTTGGAAGACAATTCCTTCGGAACACACGAGTTCATGGAGCTATGCGAGCTGCTCGGCGCCGCCCCCTACATCACGGGCAACGTCGGCTCGGGCACGGTGCAGGAGATGAGTGAGTGGGTCGACTATCTCACCCGGGAGGGGGACTGCCCCATGGCGCGCCTACGACGTGCCAATGGCCGCAAGGATCCCTGGCAAGTGCCGTTCTTCGGCATAGGCAACGAGCCGTGGGGTTGTGGCGGGAATATGAGCGCACAGGTCTACACCGCCCAAGCCCGCCGCTACGCCACCTTCATACGTAGCCACGGCGAGGGCCGGATGGTACGGATCGCCGCCGGCGCGAACGCGGACGATTACGAGTGGACCGATACGCTGATGCGCGATCTGGTCTGCGATATCTCCCCGTACTCCGAACCCGCCCCCTACCAGGCGATCAGCCTGCACTCCTATACCTTCGCCGACTCCTTCGAGGCCAAGGGCCAGGCCCGCGGATTCAGCACTGACGCCTGGTACGCCGTCTTCGCCAACGCTTGGCGGATGGAGGAGCTGCTCACCCGACACTCCACGGTCATGGACCGGTACGACCCTTTGCGCACAGTGGGGCTAGTCGTCGACGAATGGGGCGCCTGGTGGGAGCCGAAGCCAGGCACCAACCCGCATTTCCTGCAACAGGACAACACTCTGCGCGATGCGCTCATCGCCTCGCTGCATTTCGATGTCTTTCACCGGCACGCCGAGCGTGTTGTTATGGCCAACCTGGCCCAACTGGTCAACGTGCTCCAGGCACCGATCCTCACCGACCCGGGCACCGGCACCATGGTGCTGACTCCCACCTACCATGTCCTGGCGATGAACGTCTGCCATCATGACGCTACCCGCCTCGACGTGAACTGGGTTGATGACCTGCCCGTCCACGCCGGCGTCTGCGCCCGCCCCTTCCCGGTGGTGTCGGTCTCCGCCTCCCGCAAGGAAGGCAGCGCACTCATTTCGGCCACGAACCTCGACGCCGAGACCGCCCACACGATCCGTTTGGATCTGCGTGGCGCAGCGGCGGCGGTGGACAGGATGCTGGTGCTGACCGCCGATGCGCTCGACGCGCACAACACTCCCGGAGCGCCTGACACCGTGAAACCGGTTGTCTTCTCCGACTGGTCTTTATGCAACGGCGTCCTCGAGCTAGTTCTCCCCCGCGCCGGCTACGTGACTGCCTCCCTGGAACTTGGTTCCTGA
- a CDS encoding LacI family DNA-binding transcriptional regulator, protein MATLADVAKEAGVSVMSASNVLRGKPSVSDSIRERVLAAAAKLDYRANMAAKSLRSGRTGMIGLSVPKLEMPFHAAFASAVTTAAEARGIRVVAQQTHSDPTAELEILRGATASLVDGTIACTIGSSAADIENASRGHAVVLFDEQIQRTRLDIISCPNQAGARAAGEHLIAKGCRRIAVLGTHDTTPGLARIPGGGNDQRWVGINGAAADHPHVRLIPVPCDWDAESARTALVSALATGARMDGVFALTDSIALGALRALADRGLRCPQEVRVIGFDGIREGEIAVPSLSTISIGIPTLAQTAVEMLLSRIGTSLDTLPGRRFTPSYTLIERESSR, encoded by the coding sequence ATGGCGACCCTGGCAGATGTGGCCAAAGAGGCGGGCGTATCGGTCATGAGCGCCTCAAACGTACTGCGCGGCAAGCCGAGCGTCTCGGATTCGATCCGCGAGCGCGTACTCGCCGCGGCCGCGAAGCTCGACTACCGCGCAAACATGGCGGCCAAGAGCCTGCGCTCCGGCCGCACCGGCATGATCGGCCTGTCCGTGCCGAAGCTGGAGATGCCCTTCCATGCGGCCTTCGCTTCGGCGGTAACCACGGCCGCCGAGGCTCGAGGCATTCGCGTCGTCGCACAGCAGACCCATTCAGACCCCACCGCCGAGCTCGAGATCCTGCGCGGAGCCACCGCCTCCCTGGTGGATGGAACCATCGCCTGCACCATCGGCTCATCCGCGGCAGATATAGAGAACGCGTCCCGGGGGCACGCCGTCGTACTCTTCGATGAGCAGATTCAGCGCACGCGACTGGACATCATCTCTTGCCCCAACCAGGCCGGGGCCCGCGCCGCGGGTGAGCACCTCATCGCCAAGGGCTGCCGCCGCATCGCGGTCCTGGGCACGCACGACACCACCCCCGGACTCGCCCGGATTCCCGGCGGCGGCAATGATCAGCGCTGGGTGGGGATCAACGGCGCTGCGGCCGATCACCCACACGTCCGCCTGATTCCCGTGCCCTGTGATTGGGACGCCGAGTCGGCACGTACCGCGCTGGTCTCTGCCCTGGCGACGGGGGCACGTATGGACGGCGTCTTCGCCCTGACTGATTCGATCGCACTGGGCGCCCTGCGCGCCCTCGCCGACCGCGGCCTGCGTTGCCCGCAGGAGGTGCGCGTAATCGGTTTCGACGGGATTCGTGAGGGCGAGATCGCCGTCCCTTCCCTGTCGACCATCAGCATCGGCATTCCGACCCTGGCGCAGACCGCGGTCGAAATGCTGCTGAGCCGGATCGGGACGTCACTGGACACCCTTCCCGGACGTCGCTTCACCCCCTCCTACACGCTGATCGAGCGGGAGTCCTCACGCTGA
- a CDS encoding ABC transporter substrate-binding protein, protein MTPELNGIPVSRRQALAGLGAASLAGALAACGGGANAGKTTITYLSWENEEVARPLIDAFETANPDIAIDFSYSAPTAGYFQTLQTRIAGNQQPTVHRINPETKEKLIGEGLVADLTSEDFMGAIADANLRAYESDGKIYGASFGAWAAGVVYNRDLLNRNGADGVPQTWEEFLGLCKRLKTAGVTPYRESVQDIPSMFQAFLGAGYHLAGDELGEKKIFTGQSTFSREWPEPMRQWYRLYEEEIVGPESVSLTGTQLKEDFMAGNLAMFVTGPWDLTDIAASGLDWGISPMPAAPGGEPFATGAPDPGFAIAAAAQGEELEAARRFIAFLASGDGLGLAHEHIGTLVNTTDYTIEVVPEYQALYDDYLKTSKIYLPMNYWDHASDALQLEGIALCQQLVQGQLTVEQVAAGMDTKLASL, encoded by the coding sequence ATGACACCCGAACTCAACGGCATCCCCGTCTCTCGCCGCCAGGCACTAGCCGGCCTCGGGGCGGCCTCGCTCGCCGGAGCCCTGGCCGCCTGCGGCGGAGGCGCCAACGCCGGCAAGACCACGATCACCTACCTGTCCTGGGAGAATGAGGAGGTGGCTCGGCCGCTCATTGACGCCTTCGAGACCGCCAACCCGGATATCGCGATCGACTTCTCCTACTCGGCTCCCACCGCTGGCTACTTCCAGACGCTCCAGACCCGTATCGCGGGCAACCAGCAACCCACGGTTCACCGCATCAATCCGGAGACCAAGGAGAAACTCATCGGCGAGGGACTGGTGGCGGACTTGACCAGCGAGGACTTCATGGGTGCTATCGCAGACGCCAACCTGCGCGCCTATGAATCCGACGGCAAGATCTACGGCGCATCCTTCGGAGCCTGGGCGGCCGGCGTCGTCTACAACCGGGACCTGTTGAACCGGAACGGCGCCGACGGCGTCCCGCAGACCTGGGAGGAGTTCCTGGGACTGTGCAAACGACTCAAGACCGCGGGCGTGACCCCCTACCGGGAGAGCGTGCAGGACATCCCCTCAATGTTCCAAGCATTCCTCGGTGCCGGCTACCATCTGGCTGGAGACGAACTGGGGGAGAAGAAGATCTTCACCGGGCAATCCACCTTCTCCCGGGAATGGCCCGAGCCGATGAGGCAGTGGTACCGCCTCTATGAGGAGGAGATCGTTGGACCGGAGTCGGTCTCGCTGACAGGGACCCAGCTCAAAGAGGATTTCATGGCAGGCAACCTCGCCATGTTCGTGACCGGCCCCTGGGATCTGACCGATATCGCCGCCTCAGGGCTGGACTGGGGGATCTCACCGATGCCGGCCGCGCCGGGAGGGGAACCCTTCGCCACCGGTGCACCGGACCCGGGCTTCGCGATCGCCGCCGCAGCACAGGGGGAGGAGCTGGAAGCGGCCAGGAGGTTCATTGCCTTTCTGGCCTCGGGCGATGGGCTCGGGCTCGCCCACGAGCATATTGGCACCCTGGTGAACACCACCGACTACACCATAGAGGTCGTCCCGGAGTATCAGGCCCTGTATGACGACTACCTGAAGACCTCGAAGATCTACCTTCCTATGAACTATTGGGATCACGCCTCCGATGCGCTGCAACTCGAGGGGATCGCGCTGTGCCAGCAGCTGGTGCAAGGGCAGCTCACCGTGGAGCAGGTGGCCGCGGGGATGGACACCAAACTGGCCTCCTTGTGA
- a CDS encoding carbohydrate ABC transporter permease, which translates to MSRLSISGRGGGPFRPRGRRAAENLAGSAFLMPIIAVFIILFAVPLAQTFYFSLTNFSGYSTDVEFVGLKNYATVFSDPSLLQGLIFTIMFALATTVLITVVAIPLAVVLNKRFLGRNLVRSLFFFLSVPSMAILGLVWQYILSPLDNGVVNSLLHSLFGAEAVAWLAQSTSARVCVILVAVWAGVGWHATLYLAYLQAIPADLYEQAELDGAGQLQQFRHITLPQLAPGIVVSTFLLMSGGLKVYDLPFTLTKGGPGFATNTLTQSIIVQGIAQGRADVGSALAVIFTAAVALIVLAQLVVSNRIERSLS; encoded by the coding sequence ATGTCCAGACTGAGTATTTCTGGCAGAGGTGGCGGTCCCTTCCGGCCGCGGGGGCGTCGGGCGGCGGAGAATCTGGCCGGTTCTGCCTTCCTGATGCCAATCATCGCCGTCTTCATCATCCTGTTCGCCGTGCCGCTGGCGCAGACCTTCTACTTTAGCCTTACCAATTTCTCCGGCTACTCAACCGATGTGGAGTTCGTGGGACTGAAGAACTATGCGACCGTCTTCTCCGACCCCTCGCTGCTGCAGGGACTGATATTCACCATCATGTTTGCTCTGGCCACCACCGTGCTGATCACTGTAGTGGCTATTCCGCTGGCTGTGGTGCTCAACAAGCGGTTCCTCGGTCGAAATCTGGTGCGCTCGCTGTTTTTCTTCCTGTCGGTGCCCTCCATGGCCATACTCGGCTTGGTATGGCAGTACATTCTTTCCCCTCTGGACAACGGCGTGGTCAACTCCCTGCTGCACTCCCTGTTCGGTGCGGAGGCAGTGGCCTGGCTCGCACAGTCGACGTCGGCTCGTGTATGCGTCATCCTGGTGGCGGTATGGGCCGGAGTAGGCTGGCACGCCACGCTCTACCTTGCCTATCTGCAGGCTATCCCGGCCGACCTGTACGAACAGGCCGAGCTCGACGGCGCCGGGCAGCTCCAACAGTTCCGCCACATCACCCTGCCCCAGCTGGCACCCGGCATTGTGGTCTCCACCTTCCTGCTCATGTCTGGAGGGCTGAAGGTCTACGACCTGCCCTTCACCCTGACCAAGGGCGGGCCGGGATTCGCCACCAACACGCTCACTCAGTCGATCATCGTGCAGGGCATCGCGCAGGGGCGGGCCGATGTCGGCTCAGCACTGGCCGTCATCTTCACTGCCGCGGTGGCGCTGATCGTCCTGGCGCAACTCGTGGTTTCCAATCGGATAGAGAGGAGCCTGTCATGA
- a CDS encoding carbohydrate ABC transporter permease → MNPAARRRLWYWIRSATMIIFALIAAIPLYYIVVNTFKTSQDMAVSPLGPPNAPTLANYSKVFATTPVAQSFLNTVYVTVLGVAGQVLIGSLAAYGIVMRKSRFTAMVGLVLMIAFVIPAQATLIPLYRLEARAGLVNTLNGLVLMYLAGAVFCYFLIVGYMRKLPWEIIEAARLDGAGPLAIYWRIVLPLIRPILATVIVFQTMSTWNDFMTPNVFISSTAKRTVVLQVYNAVGQFATDWPSFMTMTVIALVPVFVFFIFCQRWIVSGLAAGSVKG, encoded by the coding sequence ATGAACCCCGCCGCCCGCCGTCGCCTGTGGTACTGGATTCGGAGCGCCACCATGATCATCTTCGCTCTGATCGCGGCTATCCCCCTGTACTACATCGTGGTCAACACTTTCAAGACCAGCCAGGACATGGCTGTCTCGCCGCTGGGACCGCCCAATGCCCCCACGCTGGCGAATTACTCCAAGGTCTTCGCTACCACGCCGGTGGCGCAGTCCTTCCTGAACACCGTCTATGTCACCGTCCTGGGCGTAGCCGGTCAGGTACTCATAGGATCGCTGGCCGCCTACGGCATAGTCATGCGCAAGAGCCGGTTCACCGCGATGGTAGGACTCGTGCTCATGATCGCCTTCGTGATCCCAGCCCAGGCTACGCTCATCCCCCTGTACCGCCTGGAGGCCCGGGCAGGACTGGTCAACACCCTCAACGGGCTGGTCCTTATGTATCTGGCCGGCGCTGTCTTCTGCTACTTCCTGATCGTCGGCTATATGCGCAAGCTGCCCTGGGAGATCATAGAGGCGGCGCGGCTGGACGGCGCGGGTCCTTTGGCGATCTATTGGCGGATCGTGCTGCCACTCATCCGGCCGATTCTGGCAACGGTAATCGTCTTCCAGACCATGAGCACCTGGAACGACTTTATGACGCCTAATGTCTTCATTTCCTCCACGGCGAAGCGCACGGTGGTACTGCAGGTCTATAACGCGGTCGGGCAGTTCGCCACCGACTGGCCGTCCTTCATGACCATGACGGTGATCGCTCTGGTACCGGTGTTTGTGTTCTTCATCTTCTGCCAGCGTTGGATCGTCTCGGGCCTGGCGGCCGGCAGCGTCAAGGGATGA
- a CDS encoding alpha-galactosidase, whose product MTPPVSPSITFPPRGWNSWDCFGGSVTEAEILANAQFIHEHLLTHGWDTVVVDIQWYEPSPGTADYNARSAAVIDAYGRPLPAENRFPSAAGGAGFGPLAQAIHALGLRFGVHLMRGIPRRAVAANTPILGTSYTARDITASPADRCPWNPDDEGVQPDHPGSQAWYDSLLALLADWGVDFVKVDDVLYPPIRRPDITMIYRAIKHSGRDITLSLSPGRELSLEHAHFLREHAQMWRVSDDLWDDWEAVAEQFQRAARWAAIQSDDGVGDLDMLPLGRLGLRAHVGSARDSRLSLDEQRTMLTLWSMARSPLMMGGHLPASCPETIALLRNDAVLALGERGTDCREIIRDGDLVVWRSTLRPPRSHPGPPQEVRAVFNLGDKPRTHRLHMADLGLGNATDHLTDLWTGERIGALDGWWEIDLPAHGCTVAATAWATSGPDATAHRDLIP is encoded by the coding sequence ATGACACCGCCAGTTTCCCCATCCATCACCTTCCCGCCGCGTGGCTGGAACTCGTGGGACTGTTTCGGCGGCTCGGTGACCGAGGCCGAGATTCTGGCCAATGCCCAATTCATCCACGAGCACCTGCTGACCCACGGTTGGGACACCGTCGTGGTGGATATCCAGTGGTATGAGCCGAGCCCCGGCACCGCGGACTACAACGCCCGCTCTGCCGCGGTGATCGACGCCTACGGTCGTCCCTTGCCCGCCGAGAACCGCTTCCCCTCGGCGGCGGGCGGAGCCGGGTTCGGGCCTCTGGCGCAGGCGATACACGCCCTGGGTCTGCGTTTCGGCGTACACCTCATGCGGGGCATCCCCCGCCGAGCCGTGGCCGCGAACACCCCGATCCTCGGCACCTCATACACCGCCCGGGACATCACAGCATCACCAGCCGACCGCTGCCCGTGGAACCCGGACGATGAGGGCGTGCAGCCGGATCATCCCGGTTCCCAGGCCTGGTACGACTCGCTGCTGGCCCTCCTGGCCGACTGGGGTGTGGACTTCGTCAAGGTCGACGACGTGCTCTATCCGCCCATCCGCCGCCCCGACATCACCATGATCTACCGTGCGATTAAGCACTCCGGCCGCGACATTACGCTCAGTTTGTCCCCGGGGCGCGAGCTGTCGCTCGAGCACGCCCACTTCCTACGCGAGCACGCCCAGATGTGGCGGGTCTCAGACGACCTGTGGGACGACTGGGAGGCAGTGGCCGAGCAGTTCCAACGCGCCGCACGCTGGGCCGCGATCCAGAGTGACGACGGCGTCGGGGACCTGGACATGCTGCCGCTGGGACGGCTGGGCTTGCGCGCACATGTGGGTAGCGCACGGGACTCGCGCCTGAGCCTTGATGAGCAGCGCACCATGCTGACGCTGTGGAGCATGGCGCGCTCGCCGCTGATGATGGGCGGCCACCTGCCCGCCTCCTGCCCGGAGACTATCGCCCTACTGCGCAATGACGCCGTGCTCGCCCTGGGTGAGCGGGGCACCGACTGCCGCGAGATCATCCGCGACGGCGACCTCGTGGTCTGGCGCTCCACGCTGCGCCCTCCACGCAGCCATCCGGGGCCGCCGCAGGAAGTCCGCGCCGTCTTCAATCTCGGTGATAAGCCCCGCACCCACCGCCTGCATATGGCCGATCTGGGCCTTGGAAACGCAACCGACCACCTCACCGATTTGTGGACCGGCGAGCGCATCGGAGCCCTCGACGGCTGGTGGGAGATCGACCTGCCCGCCCACGGCTGCACCGTCGCGGCGACCGCCTGGGCGACCTCCGGACCGGACGCCACGGCGCATCGAGACCTCATCCCTTGA
- a CDS encoding LacI family DNA-binding transcriptional regulator: protein MAATMRQVAELAGVSLKSVSRVVNGEPNVSDELRHKVTAAIDQLGWQPNVLARTLRTGRTETVAVVVPDLRSGWVAALAQALVIEADRRGLRTAIEPCGRDGNRVVQVLTEQSTSFDGAIVVGGIHGADVSFAGRSPLPVCRIGTIGASGTATVGGGVGLDLGQAADVVGRHLRALRLQAPVVVGPHPDQPGAFAHALRQALDATAVLETGAVPSRAEGFRLAAQLVEELDRHDVVVCADDELALGVLAGLRRRGVRVPQQIALCGCGAVEDGRFSSPSLTTLSFPTGEIARIALDDLQRNWEPGSHRSVLTPVGATLVRRESTLGFAPAVPGPSGPIPPRPGGPR, encoded by the coding sequence ATGGCTGCCACTATGCGCCAGGTAGCGGAACTGGCGGGTGTCTCGCTCAAGTCCGTCTCCCGGGTGGTCAACGGTGAGCCGAATGTGAGCGACGAGCTAAGGCACAAGGTGACGGCGGCCATCGATCAGCTCGGCTGGCAGCCCAACGTGCTGGCGCGAACGCTGCGTACCGGCCGCACCGAGACCGTGGCCGTCGTCGTTCCTGATTTGCGTTCCGGGTGGGTCGCCGCGCTGGCGCAGGCATTGGTGATCGAGGCGGACCGGCGCGGGCTGCGCACCGCCATCGAACCATGTGGTCGCGATGGCAATCGAGTCGTCCAAGTACTGACCGAGCAGTCGACGTCATTCGACGGCGCGATTGTGGTGGGAGGAATCCATGGTGCAGATGTTTCCTTTGCGGGACGATCGCCTCTGCCGGTCTGCCGGATCGGGACCATAGGGGCCAGCGGCACTGCGACGGTCGGCGGGGGCGTCGGGTTGGATTTGGGCCAGGCGGCCGACGTCGTCGGCCGGCATCTGCGGGCGCTGAGACTTCAGGCACCGGTGGTCGTCGGACCTCACCCGGACCAGCCAGGCGCCTTCGCTCATGCCCTGCGGCAGGCGCTGGATGCGACGGCGGTGCTGGAGACAGGGGCCGTGCCCAGCCGCGCGGAAGGATTCCGGCTGGCCGCACAACTGGTGGAAGAGCTCGACCGCCATGACGTCGTCGTATGCGCCGACGACGAGCTCGCCCTGGGCGTACTTGCGGGGCTGAGGCGCCGAGGAGTGCGGGTGCCGCAGCAGATTGCGTTGTGCGGGTGCGGCGCTGTCGAGGACGGACGGTTCTCCTCGCCGTCGCTGACCACGCTCAGCTTTCCCACCGGTGAGATCGCGAGGATTGCGCTAGACGACCTGCAGCGGAACTGGGAGCCCGGTTCTCACAGGAGTGTGCTTACGCCGGTCGGGGCCACGCTGGTGCGGCGAGAGTCCACTCTCGGGTTCGCCCCCGCCGTGCCCGGGCCTTCCGGGCCGATCCCGCCGCGCCCAGGAGGGCCGCGCTGA